The sequence below is a genomic window from Bradyrhizobium septentrionale.
AGCGTATCCTCTGTCCAGGTCAATATGGGAGGCGTCTTGCTGGGACGGAGGATCGACAGGAACTCCCTGCCTGTCATCTACCAAACAGGGGATATCGGCTTCGTCTGCCGCGAGCACTCGAACGCTACCGCCGGAGCGCCAACCCCGCTCGCAGTGATTGGTCGCAAATCTCTCGTCCCTGAGGGCACGCCCTCTGCGGTGGGTGTTCGGCAGGTGGCTGACCCGAAAGGCAACCCAGCGTGGTTTTCCGCAAGCTGCCGCATGTTAGGTTGGGAACGTCCAGTCTGCTGCGCGAAGAGCGAAGCGACACTGGAAATTCCGGAAGAAAGCCCGTTCGTAGCCGTCGAGGATCGCCACAGTCCGCATTCGCCCCGCCGACCATGACGACGATGCACAGGTCCGGTAGTCGAAAAACGCAGCGCTGGTCGGGACCATCAAGACGGTTTCTGTGGGTAAGTCAGGGACGTCCTGATTGCGAGATGAAGCCCCGCTGGTAGAGATTCGGCATGAAACACGAACGATCGAACAACCCAAAGAAGCCTGTCTTCACGAGAAGACCTGCGCCTGGCGCACGAGCGCGGACTGACGAACAAAAGACGGATGTCAGAGATAATCTAATCGCGGTAGGACGGCACTTATTCGCTGTCGAAGATCCGTCGACCGTTTCATTGCGAAAGATTGCAGCAAAGACCGGGTACTCGCCAGGCACGGTTTATAAGTATTTCAGAGATCAACACGAGCTGTTTATCGCGATTCGCGAGCAGGACATGTCTCGCGTCGTGGATAATCTGGAAAAGATAGCGAAGCGCATTGCGGACCCCAAAGAGCGGTTGCGGTCGGTCTTTCTTGCAGCTATCCGGCACTGGTTGAAACGCCCCGAGGAGTTCAGAGTCCTGTTTTCAATTCGTCCCGAACAATCCAGCAAGGCCGGCCGCCAGCCGTTCGGACGGTCGCCTGTCGTGCTCAGATCCTATTCGCTTTATCGGCAGTTGGTGGACGACCTGTTCGCTCCTTACGCCACGCCGCCGTGCCCACCTCGGGTAGCGACCGATACCCTAATCGCGGCGACTCACGGCATTATCGCTTTCACCTTGCACACCCACACTCTCGAATGGTCTAGCCCGATCAGGATGGCGGAAGAGGCCCTCGATGCCCTCCTTTCCACGTGGATCCGCAACGAACGCTAATTCATTTCGCCAATGGAGGATGCACCCGGATGTGCCTGCCGATCCGATCGACGAGTTCGTCCTCGTCGTTCGCATCCGTGAAATGCGCGATATACTTGCCGTCAGGTCCGACCAAATAGGTGAAAGCGGTGTGGGGCATTTGATATCCGGCCACATCATCCGGATCCGCCGCGCGCCTCGCGAACACCCTATAGAGTCCCGTGACATGCTCGATGTTGTCGCGGGAGCCGGTCAGCCCAGTGAAGTGCGGAAATTTGTCTTCCAAGAAGGCCCTCATGACCGCCGGAGTATCGCGCTCCGGATCGACTGTGACGTAGAGCGGCCGGAGCTTCGCGGCCAACGGCCCGAGCCGGTCGATCACCCGAGAGAGACGTGAGAGAGCTGCCGGGCACACGGCCCGGCAGTGCGTGAAACCGAAGAACAGCAACATGAATTTGCCGCGATAGCTGCGATCGGTTACGGGAATGCCGTGATGATCGATCAGATCGAAGATACCTCCGACCTGGACGGTCTGCTGGCTGTGCGACTTTCCCCCACAACAGTCAGACATCGCCAAACCCAAGGATGAGCGTGGTCGGCTTCTCCAGCCGCAGAGCTACGGTGAGGACTTGGTCGTGCGCTGTGACGTGCACGGCATCGGCACTCGCGAGCGCTCCGTCTCGACTGGCGGAGACCGCTACGTCATCGACAAAAAGAGTCCAACTTGCGGTCGGCGCCACGGGTCCGATGTCGAGCTCAACATGTAGCAAGTGTGCGTCTCGCGGTTGGAGCGTCGCGACCAAGCATCTCTCGTTTTG
It includes:
- a CDS encoding SCO family protein: MGLAMSDCCGGKSHSQQTVQVGGIFDLIDHHGIPVTDRSYRGKFMLLFFGFTHCRAVCPAALSRLSRVIDRLGPLAAKLRPLYVTVDPERDTPAVMRAFLEDKFPHFTGLTGSRDNIEHVTGLYRVFARRAADPDDVAGYQMPHTAFTYLVGPDGKYIAHFTDANDEDELVDRIGRHIRVHPPLAK
- a CDS encoding TetR/AcrR family transcriptional regulator, with amino-acid sequence MKHERSNNPKKPVFTRRPAPGARARTDEQKTDVRDNLIAVGRHLFAVEDPSTVSLRKIAAKTGYSPGTVYKYFRDQHELFIAIREQDMSRVVDNLEKIAKRIADPKERLRSVFLAAIRHWLKRPEEFRVLFSIRPEQSSKAGRQPFGRSPVVLRSYSLYRQLVDDLFAPYATPPCPPRVATDTLIAATHGIIAFTLHTHTLEWSSPIRMAEEALDALLSTWIRNER